From the genome of Candidatus Hydrogenedentota bacterium:
TCTATGCGCCGGAAAGCGGGTCGCAGGAAACACTCAAGCGCATCCACAAGAACGTTAACCTCACGAAGATGACCGCGTCGATGCGCGCCTGCGTAAAGACCCGCTTGCCCGCGCAGGCGCACCTCGTGCTAGGCATGCCCGGCGAAACGCCTCGTGATATCGCCAAGACCTTCGTCTTCCTGACGCGTATGGCCTGGCTCGGCATCCATGAAGTCGCGGTCTACCCCTTCGTGCCCTATCCGGGCAGCGAATTTCACGAGCAGCTGCGCGCGACCAAAAGATTCCCTCCCGAAGGCAACGAGTATGACCTGTTCCTCGCCCAGAACTGCAACAACAACTATTTCGGCATCCGCTCCTGGAACGAACACCTGAGCGACCGGCAACTCAAGCTCCTTTGTTCGGCCGCGATGCTCCTGTTCTTCGGGTTA
Proteins encoded in this window:
- a CDS encoding radical SAM protein, which translates into the protein YAPESGSQETLKRIHKNVNLTKMTASMRACVKTRLPAQAHLVLGMPGETPRDIAKTFVFLTRMAWLGIHEVAVYPFVPYPGSEFHEQLRATKRFPPEGNEYDLFLAQNCNNNYFGIRSWNEHLSDRQLKLLCSAAMLLFFGLQYLFRPWRLAASFARVASSRPTTLLERILDTFLSRRRRMFASRIGHGRPRARWRLAPFHRASDTSARGRVAR